TTGTGTGATCACTATCCACCTAGCAACTTTTCCCCAAATCGACATTTAGTTTTGCCCCTTTTAATTCGGATTCTTTACGGTTGCGGACTCAGGATATCTGAAGTTGTTCATCTGACCATACAGGATGTTGACCTAAGTAAGGGTCTATTGTACATTCGTAGTACAAAATTCAATAAAGAACGAAAATTGCCTATGGCTGACAGTCTGAAGGAGCGATGTCAAGAGTATTGCAAGAGCGCAGATATTGGAAAGATGGGGAACCCTTATTTCTTTCCTTCTCCATATGGAGGGCATTATTCTGAGTCAACTATTTACTGGCTCTTTAGAGAGGTTCTTAGAAAAGCAGGGATTTCACATCTAGGTCGGGGGAAAGGTCCTCGTATTCATGATATTCGCCATGTTTTTGCGGTGAACTGTTTAAAAAAGTGGGTAATGGAAGGAAAGGATCTAAACAATTGCCTCCCTTATCTATCAGCCTACCTTGGTCATGAAGATTTGCGTGGAAGCCAGCGATATTTGCGCTTAACAGCGGATTTATATCCGGAGATAACAAGAAAAATCGAAAAAAGCTGTTCATACATCATTCCGGAGGTAAATTTGTATGAAACAGACTGATTTTGCGAAAACACTTACACGCTTTTTAATGGATTTTTTGCCTGGACAAAGAAACGTCAGCCCAAATACAATTAAGTCTTACCGTGATGCATTTAAGCAGTACCTTACGTTCATGCAAGAAGAACAAAGGATTAAGCCGGAAAAAATTTCGTTTGCCTCTGCAACCACCTTAAGTATCAAAGAGTTTTTACTCTGGCTTGAAACATCCAAAAATGTCAGTGCTAGCACCCGTAATCAACGGTTGGCAGCCATTCATAGTTTTTTCAGGTATGCTCAAGCTGAGTATCCAGAAATTCTTTTTGAGAGCCAAAAGATTCTTGGTATTCCATTTAAAAAGAAACAACAACAAACGATCCTGCATTTGACCATGACTCAGTTAGCGTATTTGTTCGAACAACCTGATACATCTACAAAAAGAGGACGTCGCGATTTGGCTTTAATGATTACCCTATACGATACGGGTGCGAGAGTGCAAGAGTTAATTGATTTAAAAGTTTGCCAAGTTAGACTAGCCCAGCCTGCAATGATTACCTTAACTGGCAAAGGGAACAAGCAACGAGTTGTACCAATCCTGGCTAAAACACGAGCCATACTTGAAGGGTACATGGCTGAAAATCATCTTTTCGAAAATGGAAGGCAACAAAATCACCTTTTCCATAATAGCAGATACCAAGCGTTTACACGGCCGGGAATTGCATACATTTTAAATAAGTACTTCTTTCAGGCAAAGATTAGCCACAAAGAAGAGATTTTTCCAGAAACTATTCATCCGCACATGCTAAGGCACTCAAAAGCTCTTCATCTACTTGAATCTGGTGTGAATCTAATTTACATCCGTGATTTACTAGGACATGTTAGTGTTACTACAACGGAGATGTATTTGAGATTTGATATAGAGCTAAAAAGAAAAGCCTTAGAAGCTGCATATCCCCAAGTAGTAACTCAAGATGCACCTGCATGGGAGGAGAACATAGGTATCCTTCAGTGGCTAGAGAATCTTTGCAATTCATGAGTTGAGCCAAATTATTATGGAAAGAAATTAAGGTACCTTCATTGTTATTCAGATGTGGTACCCTAATTTCTTTCCATAACCAAATTCTTTCGATAATTGCCGGTTCCAACAGCTCCTAGCATCAGGATGTTCTCCTTGTTGCCTGCAAAATCAAGATCTAGCAGCGTCTCCTTGTCCAGCCCCTCGGGAAAGGTAATGGGCGCGAACTCATAGTTATCCAGGGTTTTAATTGAGGGGAAGCCAGCCTTTCGAATCAACCTGTCAACCCTGTTTTTGTTACGTTCTTCAATGATTAGCTTCATCAGGTCCGTTACATACTGCTCTCGGTTCTGGTATTCCACCTTGTCAATCAGCGTCTCTATGTTCCCAAGCCGTAGCGTCCGAGAGTATTCTTTTAGCAGGCTACTCACCAAACCCACCCCCCTGGAGTTGGCTATACTTGTTTAAATCCGGCGCCCATTCCATAATGTCTTTGGGGGTATAATGCTCAGAGATTGGGGCCTGAACTTTCTCCATTCCGGCTATATAGTCAGCTATGTTAACCAAGCTTGCACTATCTGTTCTCCCGCTCTCTAAACCGCTTTCCACAGCACTTACTACAGTGGCAAAATCATATTTCGCAAAAAGCTCGATTAGGCTCTCAACTCGTTTTTTCCTTTCTTGAAGATTCGGAGGCAAAAGATAGTTCCTTAGAATCTGAGGGAGCAAGCGCAAGCTTGCGCCGCTTTCAATTGCCCTGGGTTTGTTACGGAAGATAGATAGCTCCGCTACCCAGTTAATATTCTGGGCTTTGGCCACGTACTTGCGAGGGGCAGTCAGTAACCGCCTTTGGCGGTGGTTGTCAAGGACCTCGATTCTATCCCACCAGACTTTAACCAAAAACTCTTGCCTGGGGCTTGCCCCGGGAACTGTGTAGAGGTGGTCGCCAACTTTTATCTCGCCATACTTGTTACGGACGGTAACGAGAGCGGTGGTAACTGGCTCAAATTCCTGCTCCGGTAGCTTAAGCAATCGCTTACGGTCTTCTTCGTAAAGGTCCGTAAGAAGTTGACCCTTTGAGTGATGAGGTCTGTTGCGATCATTCCGGCCAAACTCGGAGAGTATGTCATTAAGTGCATCCAAATCGTCTCCGTTGGGGATAGGGGTTAATGCGTTTCTGCGCACATACCCAACGTCAACCTCAACGTTTCCCTTCTCGTTTCCTTTGCCAGGGTTACAGAATACTGTCTGGAACCGGTAGTGCATTTTAAAGCGAGTGAAGGTCTCATTTAGTTTTCGGTCATGATCATTGAGAATCTTATTTACAACCGGCTTTAAGTTGTCAAATACGAGAGTTTGTGGGACCCCACCCATTTCTTCGAATATTGATCCCAGGCCGTATAAAAGACATTCAAGATTCGCTGCTGGAAGCGCCCGAGAGTAAAATGTATTGCTGTAGGGGAAGGCCAGAACTAGCAGATTGCGCTTCACCCTGACAGTGTCACCGTCAGCCTGGCTTTCATTGGCGTAGAAATCTCCAAAGTCTACTTGGGCTGAGCCAGGCAGATGCTCTAGCCTTACATACTGCTTGTCCTGTTTATGTTTAGAGTAAATCTCTGCTTTGAATCTCTTGACGTAATACCTTACAGTTCTGCTTGATCCCTGGTAGTCAGTTTCGGCTCGAAGCTGGTTGTAAATGGCAGTGGCCGTTCTGCGTTGTTTCTTCGGGACTAACAGATCTTCTTCAAGCCACGCCTGAATTATCTCGGTGTAAGTGTCCAACATAACACGTTTTTTCCGCACCTGCCGAGCCGGTTCCTTAGCTGGGGGAGGGTTATCTGCATATTTCTTAGCTGTTGCCCAAGATATGTTATGAGATTTTGCGATTTGACTTACAGATAATCCTTCTACTTCACGTTGTTCTTTGATACAATCAATACGAGCCACGGTTAGCATTCCTTTCATACCTCCTGAAGTCGCGTTCAAGAGGTTTAATTCAGGATGCTATGCCGTGGTTCCTGCTTTTGAACTATTAAATTTTAATTGCCAAACTCGCTAATTCTAGATTGCCATAAACATAGCGATGATAGTTAATTTCCGGGGAGGCAGGATTATGAAAACTTTTTTTTTAGGATTAACAGATTTTATTGTTGAGATAGGGGTAATGACTGCCGTGTGGCTTATTACGTATTCATTGCTTGTATATACAACTTCTAAGCTCTATAAAGCCGGGCCAATTTTCAGGATGGACAAGAGATTGAGGTTTGTCATCTTCGTAATTATCCTTATCGTAATGGTATATGCTCTC
The Bacillota bacterium DNA segment above includes these coding regions:
- a CDS encoding integrase, which codes for MKQTDFAKTLTRFLMDFLPGQRNVSPNTIKSYRDAFKQYLTFMQEEQRIKPEKISFASATTLSIKEFLLWLETSKNVSASTRNQRLAAIHSFFRYAQAEYPEILFESQKILGIPFKKKQQQTILHLTMTQLAYLFEQPDTSTKRGRRDLALMITLYDTGARVQELIDLKVCQVRLAQPAMITLTGKGNKQRVVPILAKTRAILEGYMAENHLFENGRQQNHLFHNSRYQAFTRPGIAYILNKYFFQAKISHKEEIFPETIHPHMLRHSKALHLLESGVNLIYIRDLLGHVSVTTTEMYLRFDIELKRKALEAAYPQVVTQDAPAWEENIGILQWLENLCNS
- a CDS encoding integrase; its protein translation is MAKGLRFESILSVPIEKYIAEKRAVGYKFDKGAVMLKSFDSFVCNQNFTNIELTKQMVLGWTARKPHEKLSTQSGRISLLRGLAECMNRLGYSAYVYPSAIVTVDRYTYTPYIFSSDELKRIFELCDHYPPSNFSPNRHLVLPLLIRILYGCGLRISEVVHLTIQDVDLSKGLLYIRSTKFNKERKLPMADSLKERCQEYCKSADIGKMGNPYFFPSPYGGHYSESTIYWLFREVLRKAGISHLGRGKGPRIHDIRHVFAVNCLKKWVMEGKDLNNCLPYLSAYLGHEDLRGSQRYLRLTADLYPEITRKIEKSCSYIIPEVNLYETD
- a CDS encoding IS21 family transposase, which encodes MKGMLTVARIDCIKEQREVEGLSVSQIAKSHNISWATAKKYADNPPPAKEPARQVRKKRVMLDTYTEIIQAWLEEDLLVPKKQRRTATAIYNQLRAETDYQGSSRTVRYYVKRFKAEIYSKHKQDKQYVRLEHLPGSAQVDFGDFYANESQADGDTVRVKRNLLVLAFPYSNTFYSRALPAANLECLLYGLGSIFEEMGGVPQTLVFDNLKPVVNKILNDHDRKLNETFTRFKMHYRFQTVFCNPGKGNEKGNVEVDVGYVRRNALTPIPNGDDLDALNDILSEFGRNDRNRPHHSKGQLLTDLYEEDRKRLLKLPEQEFEPVTTALVTVRNKYGEIKVGDHLYTVPGASPRQEFLVKVWWDRIEVLDNHRQRRLLTAPRKYVAKAQNINWVAELSIFRNKPRAIESGASLRLLPQILRNYLLPPNLQERKKRVESLIELFAKYDFATVVSAVESGLESGRTDSASLVNIADYIAGMEKVQAPISEHYTPKDIMEWAPDLNKYSQLQGGGFGE